A single window of Vigna unguiculata cultivar IT97K-499-35 chromosome 1, ASM411807v1, whole genome shotgun sequence DNA harbors:
- the LOC114175129 gene encoding presenilin-like protein At1g08700, which yields MEPSVLECLGVEIIGVMSPVSICMFLVVLLVYALSSPSSSAATITTAANLVYAENPTDSPAEKFEGALLNAVVFVGLIAIVTFLLVLLYYYNCTAFLRHYTRFSAFFVLASMGGSILLSLLQRFSIPLDAVTSLLLLFNFTVVGVLSVFAGGIPIILRQAYMVCLGIIVAAWFTKLPEWTTWTLLVALALYDLVAVLAPGGPLKLLVDLASTRNEELPALVYEARPTVATRTPAALGFIVAGVSDSEASRIELQVVSRDNVSNNDDEDDIDVNHGRSDEGESSPLVGGMRFGEDVINEEMSPLVEMSGIGDGEEAERVMREIGGERGIKLGLGDFVFYSVLVGRAAMYDLMTVYACYLAIISGLGCTLILLSVCRQALPALPISIALGVLFYFLTRLLMEPFIVGTATNLMMF from the coding sequence ATGGAACCGAGCGTTCTGGAATGTCTGGGCGTTGAAATCATCGGTGTGATGAGTCCGGTGTCGATCTGCATGTTCCTGGTGGTTCTCCTGGTCTACGCCCTCTCCTCGCCGTCATCCTCCGCCGCCACCATCACAACCGCCGCCAACCTTGTCTATGCCGAGAACCCCACCGATAGCCCTGCGGAGAAGTTTGAGGGCGCGCTCCTCAACGCCGTCGTCTTCGTCGGTCTCATCGCGATTGTCACCTTCCTCCTCGTCCTCCTCTACTACTACAACTGCACCGCCTTCCTCCGCCACTACACGCGCTTCTCCGCCTTCTTCGTCCTCGCCTCCATGGGCGGATCCATCCTCCTCTCCCTCCTCCAGCGCTTCTCCATCCCCCTCGACGCGGTAACCTCCTTGCTTCTGCTCTTCAATTTCACCGTCGTCGGAGTACTCTCCGTCTTCGCCGGCGGGATCCCAATTATTCTCCGCCAAGCGTACATGGTCTGCCTCGGGATCATCGTCGCCGCTTGGTTCACCAAATTGCCCGAGTGGACAACGTGGACGCTTCTCGTTGCGCTCGCTCTCTACGATTTGGTCGCTGTTCTTGCCCCCGGCGGCCCGCTGAAGCTCCTTGTCGATTTGGCGTCCACCCGGAACGAGGAGCTGCCGGCGTTGGTCTACGAGGCGCGTCCGACTGTCGCTACCCGAACCCCCGCCGCCCTAGGATTTATAGTCGCCGGGGTTTCGGATTCTGAGGCTTCTAGAATTGAGCTTCAGGTAGTTTCTAGAGATAATGTAAGTAACAATGATGACGAGGACGACATTGATGTGAATCATGGTAGGAGCGATGAAGGGGAAAGTTCCCCATTGGTTGGTGGAATGAGATTTGGTGAGGATGTTATTAATGAGGAGATGTCTCCCCTTGTTGAAATGAGTGGGATTGGGGATGGTGAGGAGGCCGAGAGGGTGATGAGGGAGATTGGTGGGGAAAGGGGGATTAAGCTTGGTCTTGGGGACTTTGTTTTCTACAGTGTTCTTGTGGGGAGAGCTGCTATGTATGATTTGATGACAGTGTATGCGTGTTATCTTGCCATTATTTCGGGACTGGGGTGCACACTGATATTGTTGTCGGTGTGCCGGCAGGCTCTGCCGGCACTTCCAATTTCGATCGCCCTGGGGGTTCTGTTCTATTTTTTGACGCGGCTGCTGATGGAGCCCTTCATTGTTGGGACTGCCACCAATTTGATGATGTTTTGA